From the Pseudarthrobacter sp. MM222 genome, one window contains:
- the hrcA gene encoding heat-inducible transcriptional repressor HrcA, with product MSEPRKLEVLRAIVEDYVHSREPVGSKALVERHHLGVSSATIRNDMAALEDEGLIMAPHTSAGRIPTDKGYRLFVDQISAVKPLSPAERRAIQALLEGSDDLDDVLERTVRLLSQLTNQVAVVQYPHLSRAKVRHIEFVLLAPRKVLVVLIADTGKVEQRVIDVGQDLPDEAVAELRTRFLGSLSGTSLNLLPQSLQSVIASCPPARRTAAQALARGLEAVATSSREERMVMAGTANLARSNVDFPLSIGPVLEALEEQVVMLRLLSDMAADPRGVTVSIGRENPYDGLAEASVVATGYGPDATAKVGVLGPTRMDYPTTMAAVRAVARYLSRILGP from the coding sequence GTGAGCGAACCACGCAAACTGGAAGTGCTGCGCGCCATCGTGGAGGACTACGTCCATTCCCGTGAACCCGTTGGCTCCAAAGCCCTCGTGGAACGGCACCACCTCGGCGTGTCCAGTGCCACCATCCGCAATGACATGGCAGCGCTGGAAGACGAAGGCCTCATCATGGCGCCGCACACGAGCGCCGGACGGATTCCCACGGACAAGGGCTACCGGCTCTTCGTGGACCAGATTTCCGCCGTCAAACCCCTCTCCCCGGCGGAACGCCGGGCCATCCAGGCCCTCCTGGAAGGTTCCGATGACCTCGACGACGTCCTGGAACGGACCGTGCGGCTGCTGTCGCAGCTGACCAACCAGGTCGCCGTCGTGCAGTATCCGCATCTGAGCCGGGCCAAGGTCCGGCACATCGAATTCGTCCTGCTGGCACCCCGTAAGGTGCTGGTGGTCCTGATTGCGGACACCGGCAAGGTGGAACAGCGGGTGATCGACGTCGGCCAGGACCTACCGGACGAGGCCGTCGCGGAGCTCCGCACGCGGTTCCTGGGCAGCCTGTCCGGGACGTCGCTGAACCTGCTGCCGCAGTCCCTGCAGTCCGTGATCGCCAGCTGCCCGCCGGCGCGGCGCACCGCGGCTCAGGCACTGGCCCGGGGACTTGAAGCCGTGGCCACGAGCAGCCGCGAAGAGCGGATGGTCATGGCCGGAACGGCAAACCTGGCCCGCTCCAATGTGGACTTCCCGCTGAGCATCGGCCCGGTGCTGGAGGCCCTCGAGGAGCAAGTGGTGATGCTCCGGCTGCTTAGCGACATGGCGGCGGATCCCCGCGGCGTGACCGTCAGCATCGGCCGGGAGAACCCCTATGACGGGCTCGCCGAGGCGTCGGTGGTGGCCACCGGCTACGGCCCGGACGCCACCGCCAAAGTCGGCGTGCTCGGTCCGACCCGGATGGACTATCCGACCACCATGGCCGCCGTCCGTGCGGTGGCCCGCTACCTTTCCAGGATCCTCGGGCCCTGA
- a CDS encoding DUF3097 domain-containing protein, with translation MSYQNWGPQDLSAPAKAQLPEVPVERGMVLEDVQSGWVGAVTRVEKSGGMHVVALEDRRGKSRSFRLGFGFLLEGQPVRLMPPAPRPAQAPAGGRTASGSVRVEGQRAQVAKASRIWVEGKHDAELVEKVWGDDLRVEGIVVEPLHGIDDLSAAVAAFRPGPGRRLGVLVDHLVPDSKESRIADAVMATPGAAGNVLIVGHPYVDVWQAIRPAVLGIEKWPVIPRGTDWKTGILMAFGWPHSTKEDIGLGWQKLLGAVRSYADLEASLLGRVEEVIDFLTVP, from the coding sequence ATGTCATACCAGAACTGGGGACCTCAGGACCTGTCCGCCCCCGCCAAGGCCCAGCTGCCCGAAGTGCCGGTGGAACGCGGCATGGTGCTTGAAGATGTGCAGTCCGGTTGGGTTGGCGCTGTGACCCGGGTCGAGAAGTCAGGCGGGATGCATGTGGTGGCCCTGGAGGACCGCCGGGGCAAATCGCGGTCCTTCCGGCTCGGCTTTGGGTTCCTGCTGGAGGGCCAGCCCGTCCGGTTGATGCCACCGGCCCCAAGGCCCGCTCAGGCCCCGGCCGGAGGCCGCACCGCGTCCGGATCGGTCCGGGTCGAGGGCCAGCGTGCCCAGGTGGCCAAGGCCAGCCGCATCTGGGTGGAGGGAAAGCACGACGCCGAGCTGGTGGAAAAGGTCTGGGGCGACGATCTGAGGGTGGAAGGTATCGTCGTCGAGCCGCTGCACGGCATCGATGACCTCTCCGCCGCCGTCGCGGCGTTCCGTCCCGGCCCCGGACGCCGTCTCGGCGTGCTCGTGGACCACCTGGTGCCGGATTCCAAGGAATCCCGGATCGCCGACGCCGTGATGGCGACGCCCGGCGCCGCCGGGAACGTCCTGATCGTCGGCCACCCGTACGTGGACGTCTGGCAAGCCATCCGCCCGGCGGTCCTGGGCATCGAGAAGTGGCCGGTAATCCCCCGCGGCACGGACTGGAAAACGGGCATCCTGATGGCCTTCGGCTGGCCGCACAGCACCAAGGAGGATATCGGCCTGGGCTGGCAGAAGCTCCTCGGCGCCGTCCGCAGCTACGCCGATCTGGAAGCCTCCCTGCTGGGCCGCGTGGAAGAGGTCATCGATTTCCTGACGGTTCCGTGA
- a CDS encoding DUF4870 domain-containing protein: MADDAREHTGNQAGHGQPPYHGVPANALPLTASEDRQWATLAHFGGILGCVPSLLIYLIFKDRGPFTAQESKEALNFTLPPTIAAVVANLLVFVPVVGNIFAVLATVIWIAVTCFSVAAGIHVNRGQPHRYDFNLRWIK; the protein is encoded by the coding sequence GTGGCAGATGACGCACGCGAACACACGGGCAACCAGGCCGGCCATGGCCAGCCCCCGTACCATGGCGTTCCGGCCAACGCGCTGCCCCTGACGGCCAGCGAGGACCGGCAATGGGCCACGCTCGCGCACTTCGGCGGCATCCTCGGCTGCGTGCCTTCGCTGCTGATCTACCTGATCTTCAAGGACCGTGGCCCGTTTACGGCACAGGAGTCCAAGGAAGCCCTCAACTTCACTCTGCCGCCGACGATCGCGGCCGTGGTCGCGAACCTGCTGGTCTTCGTCCCCGTGGTGGGAAACATCTTCGCGGTCCTGGCCACGGTGATCTGGATTGCGGTCACCTGCTTCTCCGTCGCCGCCGGCATCCACGTCAACCGCGGCCAGCCGCACCGCTACGACTTCAACCTGCGCTGGATTAAATAG
- the hemW gene encoding radical SAM family heme chaperone HemW, which produces MPSALPLGDPAPPDGLLPAQALEGAAGRAFGLYVHIPFCAVRCGYCDFNTYTATELGGGASQDAYASTAIAEIDFAVRALAGSGLPPRSLGTVFFGGGTPTLLPAEDLARILTAAISAWGLAPGAEVTTEANPDSVTPESLQLLADAGFTRVSFGMQSAVPHVLKVLDRTHTPSRVPQVVRWARDAGLAVSLDLIYGTPGESLEDWRYSLETALSYGPDHISAYALIVEEGTKLAAQIRRGEVPGIDDDDHAAKYELADQLISAAGLGWYEVSNWARTAEQACRHNLAYWRGDDWWGIGPGAHSHVGGVRWWNVKHPTAYANRLGSGLSPAAGRETLDSETRNVERVMLEARLNTGLEINSLGGLGDTGRHTVAGLIADGLVEPAAAFQGRLVLTLQGRLLADAVVRRILPD; this is translated from the coding sequence GTGCCTAGCGCTCTGCCGCTGGGAGACCCGGCGCCGCCGGACGGACTGCTGCCCGCCCAGGCGCTCGAGGGCGCCGCCGGGCGGGCCTTCGGGCTCTACGTCCACATCCCGTTCTGCGCCGTCCGCTGCGGCTACTGCGACTTCAACACGTACACCGCCACGGAGCTCGGCGGCGGGGCATCACAGGACGCCTACGCCAGCACCGCCATCGCGGAAATCGACTTCGCCGTACGGGCACTGGCCGGCAGCGGCCTGCCCCCGCGCTCCCTCGGAACGGTCTTCTTCGGCGGCGGGACGCCCACGCTGCTCCCCGCCGAGGACCTGGCGCGCATCCTGACCGCCGCGATCTCCGCGTGGGGCCTGGCGCCCGGCGCGGAGGTCACCACCGAAGCGAACCCTGACTCCGTCACGCCCGAATCCCTGCAGCTGCTCGCCGACGCCGGGTTCACGCGCGTCTCGTTCGGCATGCAGTCGGCGGTCCCGCACGTGCTGAAGGTCCTGGACCGGACCCATACCCCCAGCCGGGTGCCGCAGGTGGTCCGGTGGGCCCGGGACGCAGGCCTGGCGGTCAGCCTCGACCTTATCTACGGGACCCCGGGGGAGTCGCTGGAGGACTGGCGCTACTCGCTGGAGACAGCCCTGTCCTACGGCCCGGACCACATCAGCGCCTACGCACTGATCGTCGAGGAAGGCACCAAGCTTGCGGCCCAGATCCGCCGCGGCGAAGTGCCCGGGATCGACGACGACGACCACGCCGCCAAGTATGAACTCGCCGACCAGCTCATTTCGGCTGCCGGCCTCGGCTGGTATGAAGTCAGTAACTGGGCCCGCACCGCCGAACAGGCTTGCCGCCACAACCTCGCGTACTGGCGGGGTGACGACTGGTGGGGGATCGGACCGGGGGCGCACTCCCACGTGGGCGGCGTCCGCTGGTGGAACGTCAAGCACCCGACCGCCTACGCGAACCGGCTGGGTTCGGGGCTCTCGCCGGCCGCCGGGCGGGAAACGCTGGACTCGGAAACCCGCAACGTGGAGCGGGTCATGCTCGAAGCGCGATTGAACACCGGGCTGGAGATCAACAGCCTCGGCGGGCTGGGGGACACCGGCCGGCACACGGTGGCCGGTCTGATTGCCGACGGCCTGGTGGAACCGGCAGCGGCGTTCCAGGGCCGGCTGGTGCTTACGCTACAGGGCCGGCTCCTCGCCGACGCCGTGGTCCGCCGGATTCTGCCGGACTGA